One Geotrypetes seraphini chromosome 15, aGeoSer1.1, whole genome shotgun sequence genomic window carries:
- the MIS12 gene encoding protein MIS12 homolog, which produces MSVDPMIYETQFFGFTPQTCILRIYLACQDYLCEVMLVVEKVMMKKLECFPNCDISPFQIRESTEKCLFFMKERFHVLFCKMEQMLLKLVLNVPQNVLLPKDKVHEQYPCSKEEFESLQKETEQLQERCKAEAYAKEALLAELEEQKQVQAELEKILQWFDGLDNVCREHGNSDLKESFAFMVQNARKLQDVKNEIDLKSKKLKLDKTPSCDIMLRSRLEKHVTKK; this is translated from the coding sequence ATGTCTGTAGACCCCATGATATACGAGACCCAGTTTTTTGGATTCACACCACAAACCTGCATTCTTCGAATTTACCTTGCCTGTCAGGATTACTTGTGTGAAGTCATGTTGGTGGTTGAGAAGGTCATGATGAAGAAATTAGAATGTTTTCCGAACTGTGATATCAGTCCGTTCCAGATCCGGGAGAGCACAGAGAAGTGTCTTTTCTTCATGAAAGAACGTTTTCATGTCTTATTCTGCAAGATGGAACAAATGCTTCTGAAACTTGTTTTGAATGTTCCTCAAAATGTTTTGCTGCCAAAGGATAAAGTTCATGAGCAGTATCCCTGTAGCAAGGAAGAGTTTGAGAGTCTCCAGAAAGAGACTGAGCAACTACAAGAGAGGTGTAAAGCAGAAGCATATGCTAAGGAAGCACTTTTGGCAGAACTAGAAGAGCAGAAACAGGTTCAAGCAGAACTTGAAAAGATCTTGCAGTGGTTTGATGGGCTGGATAATGTTTGCAGGGAACATGGAAACAGTGACTTAAAAGAGAGTTTTGCTTTTATGGTACAGAACGCCAGGAAACTCCAAGATGTGAAAAATGAAATTGATTTGAAAAGCAAAAAACTAAAATTGGATAAAACACCATCCTGTGACATAATGCTACGAAGCAGGTTGGAGAAACATGTAACAAAAAAGTAA